From Pseudoalteromonas viridis, the proteins below share one genomic window:
- a CDS encoding DUF4144 family protein: MTIKSYPFLLWLDQSLAYVRSEEELTEMCHYAGPDEGICIYPDGRYLTRSGQAATPLSADALTRLVQQTLVQEGQCCVSKLSECSVEDAFKLLEDIR, encoded by the coding sequence ATGACAATAAAGTCCTACCCGTTTCTATTATGGTTAGACCAAAGTCTCGCTTATGTCCGCAGTGAAGAGGAACTAACCGAAATGTGCCATTATGCGGGCCCTGACGAGGGGATCTGTATCTATCCTGACGGCCGTTATCTGACCCGCTCAGGGCAAGCGGCAACACCTTTATCGGCCGATGCACTCACCCGTTTAGTGCAACAAACCTTAGTGCAGGAAGGCCAGTGTTGTGTCTCTAAACTCAGTGAATGTAGTGTAGAGGATGCTTTTAAGCTGTTAGAGGATATTCGCTGA
- a CDS encoding EAL domain-containing protein, with the protein MMGDTRQLQIKDVYSNNLLCCDYTTRLYDALSLMRERRVSSIFIEQDGKIVGIWTESDCVSLDFEHSGLAQTAIGNIMNAPVHDIQINQTLSEATIKFHQLGIRHLLVKDAHNQPQGVVSLSDIVRNQGLDHYLHFRPIEDHFESQISTLDAEACISEAIHAMRQDRTTAVLVYNQALAEYGIITQRDVAYVILNQDWRMPCWELASYPMESMTPKDSLFDAYRLMTARSIRHLVIREPGSDAVMGLLALKNVLTEIETAYCSELEKVLAQRDLALQKSEKNLYLANRIIDASLDGIMITRANGEIIQINPAFSALTGYQDYEVLGKNPSILSSGVHGQDYYERMWKELRHKGVWQGEICNKRKNGEVYVEWLTIIEINEPYSDDVLYAAIFSDITERKNAEEKIARLAYFDELTGLPNRRLFYDRLSMALASAQRDKHKLSVMFIDLDRFKEVNDTLGHSAGDKLLSQVSERIKAILKPGDTLARLGGDEFVVLLTEVEQMDDVVSFADQVLSELSVPFALGELNVAATASLGAAIYPEDGLDSESLLKHADVAMYRSKELGRNSFQLYKASMNARSLERLSMLSRFQSALEGGEFELHYQPLRCLTSGRIMSVECLLRWQDPNLGTISPAQFIPLAEELGLIVKVDQWVINEACRQMAQWLKEGLDIRRIAINISASHLSQGDLVMTMAKALEQHNLDGRYVELELTETSFVSNLHDAKVLLKKLKSLGVSIALDDFGTGYSALSYLTKLPIDILKIDASFIAKIPDEYGNSEIVTAIVAMAKALNLHVVAEGVEKSVQQNFLQKLGCHTMQGYHYCRPLPQSDWLNFYRSQRGLEAAPLQRLAGGR; encoded by the coding sequence ATGATGGGCGATACACGTCAACTGCAAATTAAAGATGTTTATTCAAATAACCTGCTGTGTTGTGACTATACCACGCGTTTATACGACGCGCTGAGTCTGATGCGAGAGCGGCGGGTCAGTTCAATATTTATTGAGCAGGACGGTAAAATTGTCGGGATCTGGACGGAGTCCGACTGCGTGAGTCTGGATTTCGAACACAGTGGTCTGGCACAGACCGCCATTGGCAACATCATGAATGCGCCGGTGCATGATATTCAAATCAACCAAACGCTCAGTGAAGCCACTATCAAGTTTCATCAATTGGGGATCCGCCATTTGCTGGTGAAAGATGCCCATAATCAGCCGCAGGGGGTTGTGTCTCTGTCTGATATTGTGCGTAATCAGGGGCTGGATCACTACCTGCACTTTCGGCCTATTGAAGATCATTTTGAATCTCAGATCAGTACCTTAGATGCTGAGGCCTGTATTTCCGAAGCCATTCATGCGATGCGCCAGGACAGGACCACAGCGGTACTGGTGTACAATCAAGCGCTGGCTGAATACGGCATTATCACACAGCGGGATGTGGCTTATGTGATCCTCAATCAGGACTGGCGCATGCCCTGCTGGGAGCTGGCCAGTTACCCGATGGAGTCGATGACACCCAAAGACAGCTTGTTTGATGCCTACCGCCTGATGACGGCACGCTCCATTCGCCATCTGGTGATCCGCGAACCCGGCTCAGATGCGGTGATGGGCTTACTGGCGCTAAAAAATGTGCTGACAGAAATAGAAACGGCCTACTGTAGCGAGCTGGAAAAAGTCCTTGCACAGCGAGATCTGGCACTGCAAAAATCGGAAAAAAACCTCTATCTGGCGAATCGGATCATCGACGCGTCGCTTGACGGCATTATGATCACCCGCGCCAATGGTGAGATCATCCAAATCAATCCGGCGTTTAGCGCGCTTACGGGCTATCAGGATTATGAGGTACTGGGTAAAAACCCCAGTATTCTCAGCTCAGGTGTACATGGCCAGGATTACTACGAGCGCATGTGGAAGGAGCTGCGCCATAAGGGGGTCTGGCAGGGGGAGATCTGCAATAAACGTAAAAATGGCGAAGTCTATGTTGAGTGGCTGACCATTATTGAGATCAATGAACCCTATAGCGATGATGTACTCTATGCGGCCATTTTTAGCGACATTACCGAACGGAAAAATGCCGAGGAAAAAATTGCCCGGCTGGCTTATTTTGATGAATTAACCGGGCTGCCCAATCGCCGCTTATTTTACGACAGATTGTCGATGGCTCTGGCCTCGGCGCAACGGGATAAGCATAAGCTCAGCGTGATGTTCATTGACCTGGACCGTTTTAAAGAGGTCAATGACACCTTAGGTCACAGTGCCGGGGATAAGCTGCTCAGTCAGGTGAGTGAGCGGATCAAGGCCATCCTCAAGCCGGGCGATACGCTTGCACGGCTCGGCGGCGATGAGTTTGTGGTGCTACTCACCGAAGTGGAGCAGATGGACGACGTGGTCAGCTTTGCCGATCAGGTGCTCAGTGAGCTCAGTGTGCCTTTTGCGCTGGGGGAGTTGAATGTCGCGGCCACGGCATCGCTGGGGGCGGCCATTTATCCGGAAGACGGCCTTGACAGTGAAAGCCTGCTCAAACATGCGGATGTCGCCATGTATCGCTCCAAAGAGTTGGGGCGTAATTCATTTCAGTTATACAAAGCCTCGATGAACGCCCGCTCATTAGAGCGACTGTCGATGTTAAGCCGCTTCCAAAGCGCCCTGGAAGGGGGCGAGTTTGAACTGCACTATCAACCACTGCGCTGCCTGACCAGTGGCCGGATCATGAGTGTAGAATGTTTACTGCGCTGGCAAGATCCCAACCTGGGCACCATCTCGCCAGCTCAGTTTATCCCGCTGGCCGAAGAACTGGGATTGATTGTGAAGGTCGATCAGTGGGTGATCAACGAAGCCTGCCGACAAATGGCACAATGGCTGAAAGAGGGGCTGGATATACGCCGCATTGCCATTAATATCTCGGCCAGCCACCTTAGCCAGGGCGATCTGGTGATGACCATGGCCAAAGCGCTGGAACAGCATAACCTGGATGGTCGCTATGTGGAGCTGGAGCTGACCGAAACCAGTTTTGTCAGTAATCTGCACGACGCCAAGGTGCTGCTCAAGAAACTCAAGAGTCTGGGCGTCTCGATTGCGCTGGACGACTTTGGCACAGGCTATTCGGCGCTGAGTTATCTGACCAAGCTACCCATTGATATTCTGAAAATTGATGCCAGTTTTATCGCTAAAATTCCCGATGAATATGGTAATAGCGAAATTGTCACGGCGATTGTGGCCATGGCCAAGGCGCTTAATTTACATGTGGTGGCGGAAGGGGTCGAAAAATCCGTGCAGCAAAATTTTTTGCAAAAGCTGGGGTGCCATACCATGCAGGGCTATCATTATTGCCGCCCATTACCTCAGTCAGACTGGCTGAATTTTTATCGCTCACAGCGGGGGCTTGAAGCTGCCCCGCTGCAACGTCTGGCAGGCGGGCGCTAA
- a CDS encoding DUF2797 domain-containing protein — translation MQGTLRKMQAQLNCASAPTINYQLPVGDDLLPLNDLIGKRLTLTFSGNIFCCNCGKKTKKSYSQGHCFVCMKKLASCDMCIMKPETCHYDQGTCREPEWGETHCMIPHYVYLANTSGLKVGITRHTQIPTRWIDQGATQAVPIFKVQTRLQSGLVEVALAEFIADKTNWRNMLKGINPELDLKASAAELIPQIQAKLDELAELFGATAIERLDEEVVDLNFPVTDYPSKISSFNFDKEPVVSGILQGIKGQYLIFDTGVINIRKFTSYEVSVSLD, via the coding sequence ATGCAAGGTACTCTACGTAAGATGCAGGCACAATTGAATTGTGCATCGGCACCAACCATAAACTATCAGCTGCCGGTAGGCGACGACCTGTTGCCACTGAATGACTTAATTGGCAAGCGTCTGACGCTCACCTTCAGCGGCAACATTTTCTGCTGTAACTGTGGCAAGAAAACCAAGAAAAGTTACTCTCAGGGCCACTGTTTTGTATGCATGAAAAAGCTGGCCAGCTGCGACATGTGCATCATGAAGCCTGAGACCTGCCACTATGATCAGGGCACCTGCCGCGAACCTGAGTGGGGTGAAACCCACTGCATGATCCCGCATTATGTCTACCTGGCGAATACCTCTGGGCTGAAGGTCGGGATCACCCGCCACACCCAGATCCCAACCCGCTGGATCGATCAGGGTGCCACCCAGGCAGTGCCCATTTTCAAAGTCCAGACCCGCTTGCAATCTGGTTTAGTGGAAGTGGCATTGGCAGAGTTTATTGCCGATAAAACCAACTGGCGTAACATGCTCAAGGGTATTAATCCTGAGCTGGACCTCAAAGCATCCGCAGCAGAGCTGATCCCTCAGATCCAGGCTAAGCTGGATGAACTGGCGGAGCTGTTTGGTGCCACGGCCATTGAGCGCCTGGATGAAGAAGTAGTAGACCTGAACTTTCCGGTAACCGACTATCCAAGCAAAATCAGCTCTTTTAACTTTGATAAAGAGCCCGTAGTCAGTGGCATACTACAAGGTATTAAAGGCCAGTATCTGATCTTTGACACGGGTGTGATCAATATCCGCAAGTTCACCTCATACGAAGTCTCGGTCAGCCTCGACTAG
- the purD gene encoding phosphoribosylamine--glycine ligase, which translates to MNILVIGSGGREHALAFKAAQNPSVKTVFVAPGNAGTALEPKLQNVAIGVEDIDALLAFAKENKVELTIVGPEAPLVIGVVDRFREAGLAIFGPTQGAAQLEGSKSFTKDFLARHQIPTAAYQTFEEIEPALAYVKAQGAPIVVKADGLAAGKGVIVAMTEAEAEEAIRDMLAGNAFGDAGSRVVIEEFLEGEEASFIVMVDGKNVLPFATSQDHKRAYNGDEGPNTGGMGAYSPAPVVTADIHQRIMDEVITPTVEGMAAEGHPYTGFLYAGLMIAADGTPKVIEYNCRFGDPETQPIMLRLQSDLVTLIEAANRQELDQTDIQFDPRAAVGVVLAAKGYPGSYPKGDAISGLRVAYPEGEKVFHAGTKQDGDAVVTAGGRVLCATALGHTVTEAQKRAYALVQEINWDGVEYRTDIAYRAIAREQ; encoded by the coding sequence ATGAATATACTCGTCATTGGCAGCGGTGGCCGTGAACACGCTCTGGCGTTCAAGGCCGCACAAAACCCATCTGTAAAAACGGTCTTTGTTGCCCCGGGTAACGCAGGCACGGCGCTTGAGCCAAAACTGCAAAATGTCGCCATTGGTGTAGAAGACATCGATGCATTATTGGCTTTTGCCAAAGAAAACAAAGTTGAGTTGACCATTGTTGGCCCTGAAGCGCCACTGGTGATCGGCGTAGTAGACCGCTTCCGTGAAGCGGGCCTGGCTATTTTCGGTCCGACGCAGGGCGCTGCTCAGCTGGAAGGCTCTAAGTCTTTTACTAAGGACTTTTTGGCTCGCCATCAGATCCCGACGGCGGCCTATCAGACCTTTGAAGAAATTGAGCCTGCGCTGGCTTACGTGAAAGCACAAGGCGCGCCTATTGTCGTCAAAGCAGATGGCCTGGCTGCCGGTAAAGGTGTGATCGTGGCAATGACCGAAGCCGAAGCCGAAGAGGCCATTCGCGATATGCTTGCGGGCAATGCATTTGGTGACGCCGGTAGCCGCGTGGTGATCGAGGAGTTCCTCGAAGGTGAGGAAGCCTCATTCATTGTCATGGTGGATGGTAAAAACGTCTTGCCATTCGCCACCAGTCAGGACCACAAGCGCGCTTACAATGGCGATGAAGGCCCGAACACAGGCGGCATGGGTGCCTACTCACCTGCCCCGGTTGTGACCGCAGATATCCACCAGCGCATTATGGATGAAGTGATCACCCCGACCGTGGAAGGCATGGCAGCTGAAGGCCACCCTTACACCGGCTTTTTGTATGCGGGCCTGATGATTGCCGCAGACGGTACGCCGAAAGTGATTGAGTACAACTGTCGCTTTGGTGATCCTGAAACGCAACCTATCATGCTACGTTTGCAATCAGATCTGGTTACGCTGATTGAAGCAGCTAACCGTCAGGAGCTGGACCAGACTGACATTCAGTTTGATCCTCGCGCTGCTGTAGGCGTTGTGCTGGCTGCTAAGGGCTACCCGGGCAGCTACCCGAAAGGCGACGCTATCTCTGGTCTGCGTGTTGCCTACCCGGAAGGTGAAAAAGTCTTCCATGCGGGCACCAAGCAAGATGGTGACGCTGTGGTTACAGCAGGCGGTCGTGTACTGTGTGCCACCGCTTTAGGTCACACAGTAACAGAAGCGCAAAAGCGCGCCTATGCGCTGGTGCAGGAGATAAACTGGGACGGTGTTGAATACCGTACCGATATCGCCTATCGCGCCATTGCGCGCGAGCAATAA
- a CDS encoding class I SAM-dependent methyltransferase produces the protein MKFAIKSIIAAGILTALSGCNSTTDSGASSEITSAVASAERKADNRARDQYRNPEQTLAFFGLQPTMTVVEIAPGGGWYSEILAPVVKGQGTLYAAHFPANSEGYYKRSLDGFKQKVADDARFSEVKITEFAPGTHTNIAPAGSADMVLTFRNVHNWYMRQGDEGVLSAFQSFNKALKPGGILGVVEHRLPEHRDDKDQQRSGYMKQSYVIDLAKQAGFELVASSEINANPLDSANHPKGVWTLPPRLALGDEKAEQYKAIGESDRMTLKFKKL, from the coding sequence ATGAAATTTGCCATTAAATCTATCATCGCAGCAGGTATTCTGACCGCCCTGAGCGGCTGTAACAGCACCACAGACAGCGGCGCATCCAGCGAGATCACCTCGGCGGTTGCCAGCGCAGAGCGTAAAGCGGATAACCGTGCTCGTGACCAGTATCGTAACCCGGAGCAAACCCTGGCGTTTTTTGGCTTACAGCCAACTATGACGGTGGTTGAAATTGCCCCAGGTGGCGGCTGGTATAGTGAAATTCTGGCACCCGTTGTTAAAGGCCAGGGCACACTCTACGCAGCACATTTCCCGGCGAACAGTGAAGGTTACTACAAGCGCTCACTGGATGGCTTTAAGCAAAAAGTGGCAGACGATGCACGCTTCAGTGAAGTCAAGATCACCGAGTTTGCACCTGGCACGCACACCAATATTGCACCTGCGGGCAGCGCCGATATGGTTCTTACTTTCCGTAACGTGCACAACTGGTATATGCGCCAGGGTGACGAAGGTGTGCTGTCGGCATTTCAGTCATTTAACAAAGCACTGAAGCCAGGTGGCATTCTGGGTGTGGTAGAGCACCGCTTACCTGAGCACCGCGATGATAAAGATCAGCAACGTTCTGGTTATATGAAGCAAAGCTATGTCATCGACCTCGCTAAACAGGCTGGATTCGAATTAGTTGCAAGCAGTGAAATCAACGCCAACCCGTTGGACAGTGCCAACCACCCGAAAGGCGTGTGGACTTTACCACCGCGTTTAGCTTTGGGTGACGAAAAGGCCGAGCAGTACAAGGCCATCGGGGAAAGCGACCGAATGACCCTGAAATTCAAAAAGCTTTAA
- the purH gene encoding bifunctional phosphoribosylaminoimidazolecarboxamide formyltransferase/IMP cyclohydrolase, which produces MDIHRPIRRALLSVSDKTGIVEFARALSEQGVELLSTGGTCKLIAENGIPVTEVSDHTGHPEIMDGRVKTLHPKIHGGILARRGQDEGVMADNNISAIDMVVVNLYPFAQTVAKADCSLEDAIENIDIGGPTMVRAAAKNHKDVTIVVNAADYDRVINEMKANNGSTEYKTRFDLAIAAYEHTAQYDGMIANYFGKMVPDYTEEAAEESKFPRTINMQFTKKQDMRYGENSHQDAAFYVENDIEEASVATAKQIQGKALSYNNIADTDAALECVKSFSEPACVIVKHANPCGVAEDKDILSAYDRAFKTDPTSAFGGIIAFNRELDADTAEAIISRQFVEVIIAPKISDAAAQIVAAKKNVRLLECGEWQTATTGVDIKRVNGGVLIQDRDQGMVQASDLKVVSKRQPTEQELKDLMFCWKVAKFVKSNAIVYARDGMTIGVGAGQMSRVYSAKIAGIKAADENLEVKGSVMASDAFFPFRDGIDAAAEAGITAVIQPGGSMRDEEVIAAADEAGMAMVFTGMRHFRH; this is translated from the coding sequence ATGGATATACATCGTCCAATTCGTCGCGCGCTGCTGAGCGTGTCTGACAAAACCGGTATCGTTGAATTTGCCCGCGCCCTGAGCGAGCAAGGCGTTGAACTCTTATCAACAGGCGGCACCTGTAAACTCATCGCCGAAAACGGCATTCCTGTTACTGAAGTATCTGACCACACTGGTCACCCGGAGATCATGGACGGCCGGGTCAAAACCCTACACCCGAAAATCCACGGTGGTATTCTGGCCCGTCGCGGTCAGGACGAAGGCGTGATGGCAGACAACAACATCTCGGCCATTGATATGGTGGTAGTCAACTTATACCCCTTTGCACAAACTGTTGCAAAAGCTGACTGCTCACTGGAAGATGCGATTGAGAACATCGACATCGGCGGCCCGACTATGGTCCGTGCTGCGGCGAAAAACCACAAAGATGTGACCATCGTTGTGAATGCAGCCGACTATGACCGTGTTATCAACGAGATGAAAGCGAATAATGGTTCAACCGAATACAAAACACGTTTTGATCTGGCCATCGCAGCCTACGAGCACACCGCACAATACGACGGTATGATAGCAAACTACTTCGGCAAAATGGTTCCGGACTACACCGAAGAAGCAGCCGAAGAAAGTAAATTCCCGCGTACCATCAATATGCAGTTCACCAAGAAGCAGGATATGCGCTATGGTGAAAACTCGCATCAGGACGCGGCCTTCTATGTTGAAAACGACATTGAAGAAGCCTCAGTGGCGACAGCGAAACAAATTCAGGGCAAGGCACTGTCTTACAACAACATCGCAGATACCGATGCGGCCCTTGAATGTGTGAAGAGCTTCTCAGAGCCTGCCTGTGTGATCGTTAAGCACGCCAACCCGTGTGGCGTGGCAGAAGATAAAGACATCCTGAGCGCCTATGACCGCGCGTTCAAAACCGATCCGACCTCGGCATTTGGTGGCATTATTGCCTTCAACCGTGAACTGGACGCTGATACGGCAGAAGCCATCATCTCACGTCAGTTCGTTGAGGTGATCATTGCGCCTAAAATCTCTGATGCGGCGGCACAAATTGTAGCAGCGAAAAAGAACGTGCGTTTGCTAGAGTGTGGTGAATGGCAAACGGCAACAACCGGTGTCGACATCAAGCGTGTCAATGGTGGCGTCCTGATCCAGGACCGCGACCAGGGTATGGTGCAGGCGAGCGACTTAAAAGTCGTGTCTAAGCGCCAGCCAACCGAGCAGGAACTGAAAGATCTGATGTTCTGCTGGAAAGTCGCTAAGTTCGTTAAATCGAATGCCATTGTGTATGCCCGCGACGGCATGACCATAGGTGTAGGCGCCGGCCAGATGAGCCGCGTGTACTCTGCAAAGATTGCCGGCATCAAGGCCGCAGATGAAAACCTCGAAGTCAAAGGCTCTGTGATGGCTTCCGATGCCTTCTTCCCGTTCCGCGATGGTATCGATGCCGCAGCCGAAGCCGGGATCACCGCAGTGATCCAGCCTGGCGGCTCAATGCGCGATGAAGAAGTCATTGCCGCGGCCGACGAAGCGGGCATGGCCATGGTCTTCACCGGCATGCGTCACTTCCGTCACTAA
- the fis gene encoding DNA-binding transcriptional regulator Fis has product MFEQNVTSPFITNAHVQSQEKPQPLRDAVKKAVHHYLKQLNGQDVQDVYELVLSELEAPLLEEVMTYTRGNQTRAAILLGINRGTLRKKLKKYGMN; this is encoded by the coding sequence ATGTTCGAACAAAATGTGACTTCTCCATTTATCACTAACGCTCATGTTCAGTCACAAGAGAAACCGCAACCACTTCGCGATGCAGTGAAAAAAGCTGTACACCACTACCTGAAACAGCTGAACGGTCAGGACGTACAAGACGTTTATGAGTTGGTTCTTTCTGAGCTTGAAGCACCACTACTTGAAGAAGTAATGACTTACACACGTGGTAACCAAACTCGTGCTGCCATCTTACTGGGTATCAACCGTGGTACACTGCGTAAGAAACTGAAAAAGTACGGCATGAACTAA
- the dusB gene encoding tRNA dihydrouridine synthase DusB encodes MRIGPYQLENNLMVAPMAGITDRPFRQLCRRLGAGLAVSEMLSSNPKVWKTDKSMNRMDHSGESGIRSVQIAGADPELMAQAAQFNVSNGAQIIDINMGCPAKKVNKKLAGSALLQYPELVEEIVQAVVNAVDVPVTLKIRTGWDPENRNGIEIARIAERNGIASLAVHGRTRACMYKGNAEYATIKAIKAAVGIPVVANGDIDSPQKAKQVLDYTGADAIMIGRAAQGRPWIFREIDHYLRTGETLAAPELSEVRSILMEHLVNLHQFYGMPMGVRIARKHVSWYLQAHDQDGQFRRVFNALDDANAQVETLEHYFETLAAN; translated from the coding sequence GTGCGTATTGGTCCTTACCAACTTGAAAACAACTTAATGGTCGCGCCAATGGCGGGGATCACCGACAGACCTTTCAGACAATTGTGTCGGCGCTTAGGGGCCGGACTGGCGGTGTCAGAAATGTTGTCTTCAAATCCAAAGGTATGGAAAACCGATAAATCAATGAACCGCATGGATCACAGCGGTGAGTCGGGTATTCGTTCCGTGCAAATCGCTGGAGCAGATCCTGAGTTGATGGCGCAGGCGGCGCAGTTCAATGTCAGTAATGGCGCGCAGATCATAGATATTAATATGGGCTGCCCCGCGAAGAAAGTGAATAAAAAGCTGGCAGGCTCAGCGCTATTGCAATACCCGGAACTGGTGGAAGAGATAGTTCAGGCTGTGGTTAACGCAGTCGATGTCCCGGTCACTTTGAAAATCCGCACAGGATGGGATCCGGAAAATCGCAATGGCATTGAGATTGCTCGCATTGCCGAGCGTAATGGCATTGCTTCTTTGGCCGTACATGGGCGTACCCGTGCATGTATGTATAAAGGCAACGCCGAATATGCCACGATCAAAGCGATCAAAGCAGCGGTTGGCATTCCTGTGGTGGCAAACGGAGACATCGACTCTCCACAAAAGGCCAAACAGGTACTGGATTATACGGGCGCAGATGCCATCATGATTGGTCGAGCTGCCCAAGGTCGTCCCTGGATTTTCCGGGAGATAGACCATTACTTGCGTACTGGAGAAACGCTTGCAGCCCCGGAGTTATCCGAGGTACGCAGCATCTTGATGGAACACCTGGTGAATCTCCATCAATTCTACGGTATGCCAATGGGTGTACGCATCGCACGCAAACATGTGTCCTGGTATTTGCAGGCCCATGACCAAGATGGTCAATTTAGGCGAGTATTCAATGCTCTAGACGATGCCAATGCGCAGGTCGAGACATTAGAACACTATTTTGAAACACTAGCAGCTAACTAA
- the prmA gene encoding 50S ribosomal protein L11 methyltransferase: MAWIQIRIDADKNSADHYSDLLMEIGCPSVTYIDGQNNPIYEPKPGEVLLWPQTIVIGLFEANHDMQAVVDYLKTASDAPLKYKLEQLEDKDWEREWMDNFHPIKFGERLWICPSWRDVPDPDAVNVLLDPGLAFGTGTHATTALCLKWLEQQDLSGKTVVDFGCGSGILGIAAIKLGAERVIGIDIDPQALVASRDNAARNGVADQLEVYLPENQPEFSADIVVANILAQPLRELHEVILGFLKPGGEIAMSGILEEQAQSVADVYAPFLTLEAIAQEGEWTRVSGKKG, translated from the coding sequence ATGGCTTGGATCCAGATCCGCATTGATGCCGACAAAAACAGCGCCGACCATTACAGCGATCTGCTGATGGAGATCGGCTGCCCGTCTGTCACATATATAGACGGACAAAACAACCCCATCTATGAGCCTAAGCCCGGTGAAGTGCTGCTTTGGCCACAAACCATAGTGATTGGCTTGTTTGAGGCCAACCACGATATGCAAGCGGTTGTCGACTACCTGAAGACCGCCAGTGATGCCCCACTTAAATACAAGCTCGAACAGCTCGAAGACAAAGACTGGGAACGCGAGTGGATGGATAACTTCCACCCAATCAAATTTGGTGAGCGTTTGTGGATCTGCCCCAGCTGGCGTGACGTGCCCGATCCGGATGCCGTCAATGTACTGCTCGATCCTGGGCTGGCTTTCGGCACGGGCACCCATGCCACCACAGCACTGTGCCTGAAATGGCTGGAACAGCAAGACTTGAGCGGTAAAACCGTGGTCGACTTTGGCTGCGGCTCCGGGATCCTGGGGATCGCGGCGATCAAACTGGGCGCAGAGCGGGTGATCGGTATCGACATCGATCCACAAGCACTGGTTGCCAGCCGCGATAATGCCGCACGCAATGGCGTGGCCGACCAATTGGAGGTGTACCTACCTGAGAATCAGCCGGAATTTTCTGCTGACATCGTCGTGGCCAATATCCTGGCTCAGCCGCTCAGAGAATTGCATGAGGTGATCCTCGGGTTCCTTAAACCTGGCGGCGAAATCGCCATGTCGGGCATACTGGAAGAACAGGCGCAGTCGGTAGCCGATGTCTACGCCCCTTTCCTGACACTTGAGGCCATTGCTCAGGAGGGTGAATGGACCCGAGTGAGCGGCAAAAAAGGTTAG